From a single Nicotiana tabacum cultivar K326 chromosome 8, ASM71507v2, whole genome shotgun sequence genomic region:
- the LOC107796365 gene encoding uncharacterized protein LOC107796365 yields the protein MSGGTPVGGGGYVRQRLSQGYGSSGDDLEDDACSRFVSQSQSIPIPRTRTWTEILENFLWIASALFIVYYGDWHHNLIFLLWHDGRIRRIPLYIGMFGVGLNVMFFLYTSMLALGIRKSYEKWEISSTAALPFITVLGLLSFLLFCYALWPIWSLLTLPLVFTLFMACMVILPYLVLGTFKPQTDLLRTD from the exons ATGTCTGGTGGAACACCAGTTGGTGGTGGTGGATATGTGAGGCAAAGGCTAAGTCAAGGGTATGGTTCGAGTGGCGATGATCTTGAGGATGATGCTTGTTCTAGGTTCGTTTCGCAATCACAGTCAATTCCAATTCCCAGGACAAGGACATGGACTGAGATCTTAGAGAATTTTCTTTGGATTGCTTCTGCATTATTCATTGTATACTATGGTGATTGGCATCATAATTTGATTTTCCTTTTGTGGCATGATGGTCGAATTAGGAG AATACCACTATACATTGGGATGTTTGGTGTTGGTTTGAATGTTATGTTTTTCTTATATACAAGTATGTTGGCTTTGGGCATCCGGAAGTCATATGAGAAGTGGGAGATTTCCAGTACAGCTGCCCTTCCCTTCATCACTGTGCTTGGGCTCCTATCTTTCCTATT GTTCTGTTATGCTCTGTGGCCTATTTGGAGCTTGTTGACCCTTCCTCTTGTG TTCACTCTATTCATGGCTTGCATGGTTATACTTCCATATTTGGTTCTCGGGACATTCAAGCCACAAACTGATTTGCTTCGTACAGATTAG
- the LOC107796364 gene encoding uncharacterized protein LOC107796364, with the protein MDEQVYSSKDLRYHPGPEDALSGEVEYPTRRLAPGGGSRFVRMDRAVEREVPILRSVLDGHGQEVLGGQESWCWREYADKVALGGEAGALEPDTSKKRKNRAAVDRPAAKKTRSLEHRVVVRTAAST; encoded by the exons ATGGATGAGCAGGTTTATTCGAGTAAGGACCTCAGATATCATCCCGGCCCAGAGGATGCACTCTCAGGAGAGGTGGAATACCCGAC CCGTCGCTTGGCACCCGGAGGCGGTTCTAGATTTGTTAGGATGGATCGGGCGGTTGAACGAGAAGTTCCCATATTGCGTTCGGTCTTGGACGGGCATGGCCAAGAAGTGTTGGGTGGGCAAGAATCATG GTGTTGGCGAGAATATGCAGATAAGGTCGCCCTTGGTGGCGAAGCAGGGGCCTTGGAGCCCGACACGAGTAAGAAGAGGAAAAACAGGGCAGCTGTTGACCGTCCTGCGGCAAAGAAAACCAGGTCACTGGAGCATCGAGTCGTTGTTAGGACTGCTGCTTCAACCTAA